A section of the Neofelis nebulosa isolate mNeoNeb1 chromosome 12, mNeoNeb1.pri, whole genome shotgun sequence genome encodes:
- the LOC131491106 gene encoding putative proline-rich protein 21 isoform X1, translated as MHPSIHAPTHLPMHPSIYPQTHLFIYTPIHPSIHTPTHLPMHPSIYPQTHLFIYTLIHLSTHPHIHPSTHPSTHAPIHSSTHPSIHLHTHPFTHAPIHLSTHPHICPSTHPFTHAPIHLPSDPSIHLHTHPSIHTPTHLPIHPSIHPCTHPFIHTPIHSSTHPSIYPHTHTSTHPPIHSPMHPSIHSYTHPFIYTPIHSSTHPSIHPCTHPFIHTPIHSSTHPSIYPHTHTSTHPPIHSPMHPSIHSHTHPFIYTPIHSPMHPSIYPHIHTSTHPFAHTPIHTCVRPSIYPRTHIPRHPLSILRSFCVSSPSYKLSSGLQFFSPMK; from the exons ATGCACCCATCTATCCACGCACCCACACATCTACCCAtgcacccatccatctaccctcAGACCCATCTATTCATCTacacacccatccatccatctatccacacacccacacatctacccatgcacccatccatctaccctcAGACCCATCTATTCATCTACAcactcatccatctatccacacacccacacatccacccatccacccatccatccacccatgcacccatccattcatccacacacccatccattcatctacacacccatccattcacccatgcacccatccatctatccacacacccacacatctgcccatccacccatccattcacccatgcacccatccatctaccctcagacccatccattcatctacacacccatccatctatccacacacccacacatctacccatccacccatccattcacccatgcacccatccattcattcacacacccatccattcatctacacacccatccatctatccacacacccacacatctacccatccacccatccattcacccatgcacccatccattcattcatacacccatccattcatctacacacccatccattcatctacacacccatccattcat ccatgcacccatccattcattcacacacccatccattcatctacacacccatccatctatccacacacccacacatctacccatccacccatccattcacccatgcacccatccattcattcacacacccatccattcatctacacacccatccattcacccatgcacccatccatctatccacacaTCCACACATCTACCCATCCATTCGCCCACACACCCATCCATACGTGTGTGCGCCCATCCATTTATCCCCGCACCCATATCCCCAGACATCCTTTGAGCATTCTAAGGTCATTCTGTGTCTCAAGCCCGTCATATAAACTCAGTAGTGGGCTGCAGTTTTTCTCACCCATGAAGTGA
- the LOC131491106 gene encoding guanine nucleotide exchange factor subunit RIC1-like isoform X3 — protein MHPSIHAPTHLPMHPSIYPQTHLFIYTPIHPSIHTPTHLPMHPSIYPQTHLFIYTLIHLSTHPHIHPSTHPSTHAPIHSSTHPSIHLHTHPFTHAPIHLSTHPHICPSTHPFTHAPIHLPSDPSIHLHTHPSIHTPTHLPIHPSIHPCTHPFIHTPIHSSTHPSIYPHTHTSTHPPIHSPMHPSIHSYTHPFIYTPIHSSMHPSIHSHTHPFIHPPIHSPMHPSIHSHTHPFIYTPIHSPMHPSIYPHIHTSTHPFAHTPIHTCVRPSIYPRTHIPRHPLSILRSFCVSSPSYKLSSGLQFFSPMK, from the exons ATGCACCCATCTATCCACGCACCCACACATCTACCCAtgcacccatccatctaccctcAGACCCATCTATTCATCTacacacccatccatccatctatccacacacccacacatctacccatgcacccatccatctaccctcAGACCCATCTATTCATCTACAcactcatccatctatccacacacccacacatccacccatccacccatccatccacccatgcacccatccattcatccacacacccatccattcatctacacacccatccattcacccatgcacccatccatctatccacacacccacacatctgcccatccacccatccattcacccatgcacccatccatctaccctcagacccatccattcatctacacacccatccatctatccacacacccacacatctacccatccacccatccattcacccatgcacccatccattcattcacacacccatccattcatctacacacccatccatctatccacacacccacacatctacccatccacccatccattcacccatgcacccatccattcattcatacacccatccattcatctacacacccatccattcat ccatgcacccatccattcattcacacacccatccattcat ccatccacccatccattcacccatgcacccatccattcattcacacacccatccattcatctacacacccatccattcacccatgcacccatccatctatccacacaTCCACACATCTACCCATCCATTCGCCCACACACCCATCCATACGTGTGTGCGCCCATCCATTTATCCCCGCACCCATATCCCCAGACATCCTTTGAGCATTCTAAGGTCATTCTGTGTCTCAAGCCCGTCATATAAACTCAGTAGTGGGCTGCAGTTTTTCTCACCCATGAAGTGA
- the LOC131491106 gene encoding putative proline-rich protein 21 isoform X2 yields MHPSIHAPTHLPMHPSIYPQTHLFIYTPIHPSIHTPTHLPMHPSIYPQTHLFIYTLIHLSTHPHIHPSTHPSTHAPIHSSTHPSIHLHTHPFTHAPIHLSTHPHICPSTHPFTHAPIHLPSDPSIHLHTHPSIHTPTHLPIHPSIHPCTHPFIHTPIHSSTHPSIYPHTHTSTHPPIHSPMHPSIHSYTHPFIYTPIHSSTHPSIHLHTHPSIHTPTHLPIHPSIHPCTHPFIHTPIHSSMHPSIHSHTHPFIYTPIHSPMHPSIYPHIHTSTHPFAHTPIHTCVRPSIYPRTHIPRHPLSILRSFCVSSPSYKLSSGLQFFSPMK; encoded by the exons ATGCACCCATCTATCCACGCACCCACACATCTACCCAtgcacccatccatctaccctcAGACCCATCTATTCATCTacacacccatccatccatctatccacacacccacacatctacccatgcacccatccatctaccctcAGACCCATCTATTCATCTACAcactcatccatctatccacacacccacacatccacccatccacccatccatccacccatgcacccatccattcatccacacacccatccattcatctacacacccatccattcacccatgcacccatccatctatccacacacccacacatctgcccatccacccatccattcacccatgcacccatccatctaccctcagacccatccattcatctacacacccatccatctatccacacacccacacatctacccatccacccatccattcacccatgcacccatccattcattcacacacccatccattcatctacacacccatccatctatccacacacccacacatctacccatccacccatccattcacccatgcacccatccattcattcatacacccatccattcatctacacacccatccattcatctacacacccatccattcatctacacacccatccatctatccacacacccacacatctgcccatccatccatccattcacccatgcacccatccattcattcacacacccatccattcat ccatgcacccatccattcattcacacacccatccattcatctacacacccatccattcacccatgcacccatccatctatccacacaTCCACACATCTACCCATCCATTCGCCCACACACCCATCCATACGTGTGTGCGCCCATCCATTTATCCCCGCACCCATATCCCCAGACATCCTTTGAGCATTCTAAGGTCATTCTGTGTCTCAAGCCCGTCATATAAACTCAGTAGTGGGCTGCAGTTTTTCTCACCCATGAAGTGA